The DNA window AATGTCGTCAAGCGATGATTACATATCTTGGAATTTGATTTCAACGGTGCCTACGATGTAGACGATATGCGGGCCAACCGGGGCATGAATGCCCCGGCTACAAGATGGAAGCCTTCCGTGGCTAATTTTCAGCAAAATATTTTATCCCGTTTTTTAGGGCCTTTCAAGGTCCTTTCGTCTTGTAGCCGGGTGATTTATCGCCCGGTTGGCGTTCAATTTCGTCAGCTAAATTTTTCCACGATAGCTTGATGACATTGCCCGATTCGGGAAGGGCCGAGGGTTAGGACCATAGACGTCCATGACTTATCCTTCAATCCCTTCCGTGAGTGAGCGGAGCTAACTTGATAATCATTAGCCATCTATTTTTGTGGATAAACGGATCCGTTTAACGTGATTCATGGTTTTGGCTGTGGATAAGTCAGGGAAGCGCGGCTAAAGCCGGGTAAAGTCAGAGGGTGAGCGGAGCTAAGTTGATACTTTAGTAAAATTTATTTATTAAATCCCGGTTAAATCCATTAAAAACCCATGAAGCCCATCCGATGATGAAACCATGAAACAGCAAATTTCGGGTGAAGCCATGGGACCCCTCCAAACGGTCAAAGGGAGCCCGCCCGGCGGGATGATTTCGCGCCCATCCCGGCGGCGGGCGGCAGCGTTGCGAGAAAGCGAAGCCAGCTTCAGAGCGATCTTCGACCATGCCGGGCTCGGCATTGTCCTGGTCGAAACGGAGCAGTGGCGAATCGCCGAAAGCAATCCGGCCTTCTCCGCCCTCAGCGGCTATACCGCTGCGGAGTTGCGGAACCGCTCGCTCTTGGAGCTATTCCCCGAGGCGGACCGGGCTTTTCAAGAAGACCTGTTTCGGAAGCGGCTGGCGGGGGAGTCCGGCGATGGGCAACTGGAACAGAAATATGTGCACCGTAGCGGCAGGATCATCTGGGCCAACGTAGCCTGCTCCATGATTCCCCGTCCCGACGGGAGCCCCCGGTTTTTGCTGATCATGATCAACGATATCACCGCGCGCAAGAAGACGGAGGAAGCCGCCTCCCAAGCGTTGGCCCTCGCGGAAGAGTCGCGCGCCCGGGCCGAGCGGCTGGCCTGCACCGACTGTTTAACCGGCCTCTTGAACCAGCGGGCCTTGATGAGCCGGCTGAACGCCGAACTGAACCGGGCCCGCCGTGAACATTTGCCGCTCAGTATCATTCTGATCGATCTGGATTATTTCAAGCAGATCAATGACACCTACGGCCATCTTGCCGGGGACCTGGCCTTGAAGACCTTCGCGGCCTGCCTGGCCGCGAACTGCCGCCCCGATGATTTTGTGGGCCGGTATGGCGGCGAGGAGTTCATCGTCTGTCTGCCGGAGACCGCTGCAACGGAGGCGGTCGGAGTCGCCGAGCGGTTGCGGTCCGCCATGTCGGGGCTGGCCATTACCCTGCCGGACGCGGCGCTGCCGATCGAGGTCACCGCCAGTTTTGGCGTGGCCACCTTGAGGGCGGGGTCCGGGATCACGCTGGAGCGGTTGTTCCACCGGGCCGATCAGGCCATGTACCAAGCAAAACGGGCGGGCCGTAACCGCGTTCAAGTTTATTCCGGCCCGGAACCGTTCCCGCTGGCGGAAACCTCCCCTCCCGGACCGCGCCGCAAAGGCAACGCTCCCTGAATGTTCTTTCCGGACGAAAAACCGAAAAAACCTTACCCCGAATTGGGATAAGGCTTTTGCTATGCTCCACCGAACGCTGTCCATTCCTACGCTTTCCTCATCCTGGGAAACCGGAAACGCGCCCCCTGGCGGAGGGCCTCCAACCGCCGCAACAGCAGGTAGGTGAATCCAAAGGCCAGGCAGGTGGCAAAGGCCAGCACGCCGGCGTCGTTCATCGCATAGGCCGTCAGGCCGCCCACCAGGATGGCCCGCCAAACGATCCGGTCTTCCTCCCGGAGCAGGCCCTGACGGAGGATCAAGCGGTTGACCACTCCCACGCCCAGGGCCAACAGGATAATCCGCATCCAGGGGCTGAAGAGCGTCAGCTTGATATCCATCTCGATCTTGCGGCCGATGATCATTCCGACCTCCACAAACCGCTTGGAAAAGAACAGCCCGACGAAGCGGCCGATATGGGTCTGCTGGTCGGGATGGCGCCAGAAATCCCACAGGCCTACGGTCAAGAGCACCGCGAACCCTCCCGCCAGCACCAGCCAGAGCCGCTTATCCCGCCAATGCAGCCGGTAGAGCAGGACCAGATAGAATGAGAACGCGACCGTTCCGGCGATGATCCCGCCGAATTTGGCCCCCAGTTGCGGCCAGCTCAATACGAAAAGGGTGATTCCCAAGACCGCCAATACCGGCCAGTTGCGCCGGGTGTAGCGGCGCAGCAGATCCCCCAGCAGCAGCGCGGAGGCGATGAACGGCCCCATGAACTCATTGCCCATGCCGTAGTAGCGGGCTCCGGCCGCGGCGCTATACCCAAGCGCCGAGAAACGGATCAACTGCCAGCCCAGCAACTGATCGACAATCAGAATTCCCCAGGTAAGGAAGGAAAGGACCGTCACCCGCAGCAGCAGCGGCTTGATCTGCAGGGCCAGGACAGTCAGCAGGAGAGTTAAAGTCAAAAACCCGGCCAATCCCCAGAACGCCGGCGGCGCCAACGGCAAAACGATTAATACCAGGGGTATCGCCAGCACCCCGCTGAGCAGCCAGCCGCCGACCCCCTTCCAGCGCTGCCAAAGACAGAGCCAGCCGGCGATCCAGCCGAAGCTGATCAATCCCATATACCAATCGAGTACTGTCCGCCGGGAGCCGTTGACCGCCGCCAGCCGCTCGTTCAGCCGTTCCAGAGCCGGCCGGGGATCGGCCATGGCCTGGACCGTCACCACCCGGCCGGTCAGGCCGGCGGTATCGGTGACGCCGGCCAGCCGCAGGAGGGTCGGGGCCAGGTCCACGTTGGCCACCACGCCGGGCCATTTGGTGGTGCCCGATGTCAACAACCCGGAGGAAAAATCGGGGTCCCGGATCACCAGCGGTTCCAGGAATGATTTCCAGACGCCCTTGCGGGAGACGGACGGTCCCGTCACGATAAGCGCAAATCCCGCTTGCTCCTGCAACTTCAGCAGCTGCCCGATGAAGCGGTCGAAACGCCGCCAGGTCTTCTCTTTCAGCTTCTCGTAGCGCGGCGGCATCATCTCTTCCTGATACAGGTCGAGCCGGTAAAAATCGCCCCATTCGATCAGGATCACCCGGCGCGGCGCGAGGTTGGCCCTGAGCGCGGCCAGGCTCTTGGCGGAGCTGAAGCGCTGCCCGTAGGGAAAGTCGGGGTCCGTTTCATTGATGCCGGAATCCACCATGCCGGCGTCCACCACGCCCCGCTCATTCATGACCAGTAAGCCGCCGGGCCGGTGTTCCGCCTGCGGGGTATCCAGGTTGCCGATGAGGCAGGTCCGCCAGCCATGCCGCGCCAGCAGCGCGCCCAGCCGGCCGGTAGTTTCCGGTTGGGACTCCTGCAGCGCCAGCTGCCGTACCCAGCCGATCTCCGCCAGTCCCAGTTCCGTTCCGGCGATCTTCCCGGCCGCTCCCAGGCTCCAATGGCGCAAATTGACCACCGCTTCGTCCCGGCCCAGCTTGACCTGGGGCAGCGGTTGGCGCCGCGGCGCCGGATAGGTGCTGCGGATCCCGGCACCGATGGTCAGATAACTGCTGGCCGAATCATAAAGGCCGTTGTCGCTGCGGCTGTTCATCAGCCCGCTGGCGCTGCCGGATAGCAATCGATGGATGGCCGGCAAGGAGCTTCCGAAAAGCTCGCCGCTGTCCATTTTATCGGCAGCCACGATCACGATGGGCCGCTCCTCGCCGCCCCCCGCCCGTGCCGCCAGGCATCCTTGATTGCTCCACAACATTCCCGCCGCCAGCAGCAGCCAGCTGGCCAGCCGCACCATTCTGTTCATCAACGTATCGTTAGCTCCTCTGAAAGCGTTTGTCCGGACCGCCGCTCCGCCAGCTCGGCACTGGCTATCACTAGTAGCAGCGCCACTCCGAAGACCATCATGGTGGCGGCGGCGACGATCCCGGAATCGTTGACCACCAGGGCGATGAGTGCGGTCCATGACAGGCCGACCAAACCCCGCAGCGGGCCGGGATATTTTTGAAACTGGGCCGCCACCGCCGGCGGCTGGAATTTATACAACAGCGGGCCGGCGCAAAGCAACGCCAATAGCACCAGCGTCCAGGGGGAAGAACTAATCAGGGCGTAATTCATTTCCAGCTTCCGGCCGGCCATGTCGATCAAGGCCTGCCAGCCATCGGCTTTAATGAACATGATCAACTGCCCGAAATGGGTCATCACCCGCCGGTTCAGGGTCAGATCCCAGAGGCCCACCATCAGCAGTACCACCAGGATTCCTCCCAACAGCATGCCGAGCTCCCGCCAGCGGACCCGCCGCCCCAGCCAAAAGTAGGTGGTGAGCCCCAGGCCCAGCAAGGCGGAGACGCCGCCGCCGATATTCGCGCCGAGGTTGGGATGGACGATGAGTAGCGTGACCAGTCCCAGCAGCACCCAGAGCAGTTTGGCCCGGAATCGCCCCAGCCGCTCCAGATTCAGCGAGACCGCCATGATATAAGCGCCCAGGAAGAAGCCCAGATATTCGTTGCCGATGCCGTAATAACGGGCTCCGGCAATGGCCGAATAACCCAGGAACGACCGCAGCTCCAAAATGCCGTTGGTCAGAGCGTCGGCGACCATCACCGCCAGCGTGAACAGGCTGAGCCCGGAGAGGCTGCGCCAGAGGTCGGCGCGGGCCAGGAACAGGACCCCGCCGAAGACCGCCGCCATCAGCAGCGCCGTCCAGCCGATGATCCCGCTCCAGTCCACCGGATCCCAGATCGCTTCCAGCAGAAAAACCCCGGGGATCGTCAGACAGAAGAGATAAATCCAGCTGACGGCGGGCAGGTGCCTGCCTTGCTGAAAGATGAAGGACATTAGTCCCGCCAGGACGATGCCGATCAAGAAGTAGCCGTACCCGGTCAACAGCGGCCACCGGACGCTGTAATTCAGCACCAGCCGTTCCTGCAGGGCGGCGATACGCCGCCAGTCGCCCGGGACGGCCGCTAGGTTACTGCCGCTATAGCCGGTCCGGCCGCTGATGCCCACGAACCGCAAGACCGTCTTGGGCAGATCCTCCAAGGTCACCAGGCCGGCCCGGCGGGTGCTGCCGGAACTGAGAATCCCCCGGCCGTAACCCGGCCCCCGGATGACTACGGGGGCCAGGCGCTCATTCCCCACCAGCGGCCGGTCCGGCGGGGTCGGACAGAAGAGCATGACCATCTCGCAGCCCGGGTCCAGCTCGTCCAGGACCGCGCCGACCAGCCGGTCGTACTCCCGGAGCACCTGGCCCCGGAAAAACGCGGCCCGTTCTTCGCTCAAGTAGACTGAGAAACGTTGCAGCCGTTCCAGATCGCCCAGAGTCAACAGGGTCACGCCGGCTCCCCTGTGATAGCGTCGCCAGAATGAGAGTACCGCGGCGCCGTCGGTGCGAATGCCATAAGGAAAATCCGGATCCGCCCGCAAGGTGGCGGTCCCCACCGCGCCCCGGTCCACCTTGCCGGTGGCGTCCATCAGCGCCGCCGCCGCGGGGCGGCGCGGCGCGTCGCTATCGATATTGCCGATGACCGCGGTGCGGATCCGCCGCTGATGCAGCAACCGGCCGAAATGCCCCAGGCTGCCCTCGGCGAACTGCTCATTCTGGAGCAGCGCCTGGATGTCCAGGTTTACGGCGTTGGCGCCGGAAACCCGCCAGCCGGTGAAGCTGCGGTACACCGCCCCCGCCGGCCCGCCGGCCACCGTTTCCCCGGCGTCGTGGAAGCGGTAGCTGTCCGCCGGGATCCGCGCCCGGACGCCGGTGTTAAACGCCAGATAGATCTCTTCCGGAGTGAGCGGGTT is part of the Hydrogenispora ethanolica genome and encodes:
- a CDS encoding GGDEF domain-containing protein, which produces MKQQISGEAMGPLQTVKGSPPGGMISRPSRRRAAALRESEASFRAIFDHAGLGIVLVETEQWRIAESNPAFSALSGYTAAELRNRSLLELFPEADRAFQEDLFRKRLAGESGDGQLEQKYVHRSGRIIWANVACSMIPRPDGSPRFLLIMINDITARKKTEEAASQALALAEESRARAERLACTDCLTGLLNQRALMSRLNAELNRARREHLPLSIILIDLDYFKQINDTYGHLAGDLALKTFAACLAANCRPDDFVGRYGGEEFIVCLPETAATEAVGVAERLRSAMSGLAITLPDAALPIEVTASFGVATLRAGSGITLERLFHRADQAMYQAKRAGRNRVQVYSGPEPFPLAETSPPGPRRKGNAP